Below is a window of Nocardioides sp. S-1144 DNA.
ACCGGTCACCGCCCATCAGTCGTAGCCCGCTTCCACCGACCAGCCGTCGGCGCCGCAGACCATCAGCCAGGCACGGCCGTCGGCCCCGACCACCTGGAACCGCGAGCGCAGCCCGGCTCCCCCGGCCCACCACGTCTCGTCGACCGGCCACGGCCCGGCCCACGCGCTCACCGGCTGCCACGGCAGCCGGACCCGGTCGCCGCCGACGCGGAACCGGCGGGGCTCGGCGGTGACCGCGCCGCGCTCGGTGACCGCGACCGGGCGGTCGACGTCGTCGACGACGTCGGCGAGCAGCGGGGAGGTGAAGACCCGCACCGGCGGTGGGCCCGGCACCCGCCCCGGCCAGGGCCGGTCGACCGGCCGCAGGTCGACGGCCCGCTCACCCCACGGCACCGTGGCCTGCCGCGACGCGGGGCTGCGCCCGCCCTGGAGCACCGGACGACGCACCGCGTCGAAGCCGACCATCCCCTGCACCCGGGCGACCCCGCGCTCGACCAGGTCGTCGGAGCTGCCGCCCCACAGCGCCTCCCCGTGCGCCGCGGCCGGCTCGACGGTCTCGGGCACGAAGCGGACCCGCTCGATCGGGGCGCGCACCGAGCCCGACTGCTTGCGCGAGCGCAGCGCCGAGCCCGCCGCGGGCTGCAGCTGCCAGTGCACCCGGTCGACCAGGTCGCGGGCGCCGAAGTAGCGGGGGTGCAGCCAGGTGCGGGCCGAGACCGTGGCGCCGTCGGCGTCCGCCTCGACCCGGACGCCGGTCGCCACCAGCTGGCGGGCCGCGAGCTGGGCGACGAACCGCTCGGCGGTGGTGCGGACGCTGAAGGCCACCGCCTCCACCGAGTCGAGCGGCGGCTCGAAGACCACCTCGACGTCGAGCTCGGCGGGCGGGGTGCGGGCGGCGAACAGGGCGGGGTCCTCGCCGCGGGCGCGCCGCCACACCGTGGCCCCGTAGCGGCCGAGGCGGTGCTCGACCGCGTCGCCGGGCAGCGCGGCGAGGTCGCCGAGGGTCGGCAGCCCGAGTCGGCGCAGCAGGCTGACCGCCTCCCGCCCGGCCGGCCCGTCGCCCTCGAGGACGTCGACCGGCAGGGTGCGCAGGAAGCCGGCCGACCCGCCCGGCGCCACCACCTCCCACCCCTGGACGACGGCGCGGCGGGCCGCCTGCTCGGCGGTGAACAGGTCGTCGGCGATGCCGATCCGGACGTCCCACACCGCCGACTCGACCAGGGCCTGGCTGACCGTCGCGGCGGCGTTCTGCTCGGTGCCGAACCAGCTGCCGGGCGCCCGCACGGCCAGCAGCCCGGGCCGCAGCGCCGCGACGCCGGGGCGGAGCTCCTCGACGGTCGCCAGCACCGGCTCGAAGGCCCGGGCGTCGCGGTCGGGGTTGTCGTGCAGCAGCAGCAGGTCGGGGCAGCGCGACTGCGCGTCGCGGCGGCGCTGGCCGCGACGCACGCCCTCGGCGCGGGCCGGGCCGTTGCAGACCTCGACGACGTTGCCCGACAGCACCGCGGCCGGCATCCGCTCCGGCTGCTCGGCCTCGGCCAGCCCGGCCACCACCGACCAGTCGGGGCACCAGAGGACCATCACCCTCATCCGGACGCCTCGCGGATCGGGACGACCGGCGAGGCGACACGCGACGGCACCGCCGGCTCGACCCCGCCGCCGGCGCCCGGGAACCACAGGTCGGCGCGCACCGGCGGCCGCGCGCCACGGCGCACGGCGACCCGGGCCCGGCGCTCGCGCAACCAGCCCGCCCCGGCGTCGGGACCGCTCCAGCGCGACTCCTCGAGCGTGAGCCGGGCATCGACGCGGGGCCAGTCACCCCACACGACCAGCACCGAGGAGCGGGTGCGCAGCCGGGACTCGAGGATGCCGGCGGCGCGGGCGTCGACCGCCGCGCCCACCCCGGTCGGGGGGCGCAGGACGACGACCCGCAGCACGTCGACGAGCGCCGCGGTCACCTCCAGCCAGTGCTCCCCCGGGTCGGGCACCAGGACGGTGCGGGCCAGCTCGACCCCCAGCCCGGCCGCGGCCTCGGCGCCGAAGTCGCTCCAGCCGGCGAAGCCCACCCACTCACCGGCCTGCGAGGCCCCGGCGGCCAGGGCCAGGCCGAGGGCGGCGGAGTCGACGCCGTAGGTGCCGCCGGCGTGCAGCGGGACCAGGTCGGCGAGGGCCGGCAGCGTCGCGACCGGCTGCCGGGCGGGCTTGCGCTCCATCGCCGCGACCCGCTCGCGCAGCTGGTCGACCACCGAGCGCGACGGGTCGAGGGGCGAGAGGGTGGATCGAGCGGGCACCCCTCATGATCGAACACATGTTCGAACGGGTCAAGCGGGCGAGGTCCCCACACGAGGTCGAGCACGGCCGGCGCCCGGTCGCGGACCTCGTCGACCGACAGCCCCTCCCGCTGCACGAGGAGCACCGACGTCAGCGTGCCATCCTCCAGCACGGCCGCCTGGGCCGAGACGTCGGACCGCCCCCTCGTCGCACCCACCCCACGCACCGCGGAACGGCCGCGAGCGGCTCGAGCGGCCCAGACGGTCCGCGCCGGATCAGGGACGGGTCAGCGCTTGCGCTTCTCGCGCACCCGCTGGGTCAGCACGATCGGGGTGCCCACGAAGCCGAACTCCTCGCGCAGCCGGCGCTCGATGTAGCGCTCGTAGGAGGCGTCGAGCTTGCCGGAGGTGAACAGCACGAACGTCGGCGGCGCGGTGCCGGCCTGGGTGCCGAACATGACCTTGGGCTGCTTGCCGCTGCGCACCGGGTGCGGGTGCTCGGCGACGAGCCGGCCCAGGAAGCCGTTCAGGACGCCGGTGCTGACCCGGGTCTCCCAGCCCTCGAGGGCGCGGTCGATCGCCGGCACCAGCCGGTCGACGTGCCAGCCGGTGCGGGCGGTGAGGTTGATCCGGGGCGCCCACTGCACCTGCACCAGGTCGCGCTCGATCTCGCGCTCCAGGTAGTAGCGGCGCTCGTCGTCGACGAGGTCCCACTTGTTGAAGGCGATGACGAGGGCCCGGCCGGCCTCGCGGATGGTCTGGATGATCCGCAGGTCCTGCTCGGAGACGGTCTGCCCGCCGTCGACGACCAGCACGGCGACCTCGGCGCGGTCGATCGCGGTCGTGGTGCGCAGCGAGGCGTAGTACTCGTGGCCCGAGGCCTCCTTGACCCGCTTGCGGATGCCGGCGGTGTCGATGAAGCGCCACGTGCGGCCGCCGAGCTCGATCAGCTCGTCGACGGGGTCGACGGTGGTGCCGGCGACGTTGTCGACGACGACGCGCTCCTCGCCCGCGAGCTTGTTGAGCAGCGAGGACTTGCCGACGTTGGGCTTGCCGACGATCGCGATCCGGCGCGGTCCGCCCGGCTCCTTGTCGCGGTCGGGGGGCGGCTCGGGGAGCGCGTCGAGGACGGCGTCGAGCATGTCACCCGAGCCGCGGCCGTGCAGCGCGGAGACCGGCCACGGCTCGCCGAGCCCGAGGTTCCACAGGGCGTAGGCCTCGGCCTCGGCGCGGGCGTCGTCGACCTTGTTGGCCGCGAGCACCACCGGCTTGCCGGACTTGCGGAGGATCTTGACGACCTCGGCGTCGGCGTCGGTGATCCCGATGGTCGCGTCGACGACGAAGAGGACGGCGTCCGCGAGGGTCACCGCCACCTCGGCCTGGGCGGCGATCCGCTGCGCGAGGCCCCGGGCGTCGGGGTCCCAGCCGCCGGTGTCGACGACGGTGAAGGCGCGCCCGTTCCAGTGCGCGTCGTAGGACACGCGGTCGCGGGTCACGCCCGGGACGTCCTCGACGACGGCCTCGCGGCGCCCGATGATCCGGTTGACCAGCGTCGACTTGCCGACGTTGGGCCGTCCGACGACGGCCAGGACCGGGATGGGTCCGTCGGGGGTGTCGTCGTCGCCGAACCCCTCGGGGGTCTCGTAGCCGCTGTTGTCCGTGGTCATGCCGATTTCTCCGTAACGCCCCCGCCGGGGTCTGGCTCGTGCTGGCCCGCAGGCAGGGGCCCGGGAAGCGAACGCCCGGTGGCCCGGATTGCTTCCGCGAGGTCGGCCAGCATCCGGGACCGGAGCAGGCGTGACGTCTCCCCCACATCGTCTCGCGTCCGGGGCCACAGCACCGCATCGACGGCGTGCGGCGTGCCGAAGACCACGTCGATCCGGGCCCGGCGCGGGGGCAGCGACGAGCTCGACCCGCCGGGCTCGCGGGTGCCGAACCACAGCACCGGGACGATCGGCGCGCCCGTGGTCAGGGCCAGGTAGGCGGCGCCGCGGTGGAACAGCTCGAGCTCGCCGGAACCGCGGGTGCCCTCGGGGAAGATCCCGACGACACCGCCGTCGCGCAGCACCCGCACGGCCGACTTCACCGCACCCGGGTCGGTGTGGAAGCGGTCGAGCGGGATCTGGCCGGCGCTGGCGAGGAAGCGCCCGAGCGGGCCACGGAACATCTCGACCTTGGTCAGGGCGTGCACCGGGCGCGGGGCGAGGATCGCCAGCAGCGGCCCGTCGATGATCCCGATGTGGTTGGCCGCGAGCACGACGGGACCCTCGCGCGGCACGTGCTCGGCGCCGTGCACGTGCACGTCGTAGCGGTGCTCCACCAGCCACCGGGTGACCGGGCGGGCGCCGCGCAGCAGCCACCGCGGCGGCCGGCGGACGCCGTCGGTGCGCGGGAGGTCGGTGTGCCGGCTCACGGGGTCGGGCTCACGGGGTCGGCGCGAGCGTGCGCTCGACGAGGTCGACGAGGAGGTCGATCACCTCGTCGAGGGTGTAGGGGGTGGTGTCGACGTGGACGGCGCCATCGGCCTGCACCAGGGGCGCGGTCGCCCGGCCGGAGTCGATCCGGTCGCGCTCGCGCAGCACCTGCTCGGTCGCGGCGACGTCGGAGCCGCCCTCCTCGAGCGCACGCCGGGCGGCCCGGGCGGCGGGGTCGGCGGTGACGTAGACCTTGACCTCGGCCTCGGGCCACACCGTCGAGCCGATGTCGCGTCCCTCCACCACGATCCCGCCGCCCGGACCACCGGGTGGGGCGATGATCTCGCGCTGCTGGGCGAGGAGCCGGGCCCGCACGGCCGGCACCGTGCTGACCGGCGAGACCGCCCGGGTGACCTCCTCGGTGCGGATCGCGGCGCTCACGTCGACGCCGTCGACCGCGATGGTCGGGCCGTCGGGGTCGGTGCCGGAGGCCAGCACCGGCTCGCCGGCCCGGGCCGCGACGGCGTCGGGGTCGTGGACGTCGACGCCGTGCTGCAGCATCCACCACGTGACGGCCCGGAACATCGCCCCGGTGTCGAGGTAGCGCAGGCCGAGCCGCCCGGCGACGCCGCGGCAGGTGCTCGACTTGCCCGACCCCGACGTGCCGTCGACGGCGACGACGACGGTGGCGAGCGTGCTGACGTCCGTGCTGGGGTCCCCTGTCACGGGGGACGATCCTACGTGCTGGGCTGCTGCTCGTCGGGCACGGACCGGACCCGGGTCAGGTCCGAGCGCAGCGCCGCGGCGCCGTGCAGGTAGCAGTGGGTGATCTCGGCGCGCGGCAGGTCGCTCTCGACGTGGGCCATCATCCGCACCACCCGCGGCATCGAACCCTCGATCTCGAGCTCGCGGGCACAGATCAGCGGGACGTCGCCGAACCCGAGCTGGCGCGCGGCGTAGGCCGGGAACTCGCTGCGCAGGTCGCTGGTCGCGGTGAAGATCACCGAGATGAAGTCGTCGACGCCGAGCCCGTTGGACGTCATCACGTCGAGCACCATCTCCGAGACCCGCTCGAGCATCTGCCCACGCTCGTCGACCTCGAGCTGGGTCGCTCCCCTGACTGCACGCACTGCCATGCCCGCAAGGCTAGTGGCCCGCCGGTCGCCCCCGCCCCCGGCCCGTGGTCAACCGGGCTGGTAGCTGCCGAACGACCAGTGGTTGCCCTCGGGGTCGCGCACGCTGCCGCCGCGGCCGCCGTGGTCCTGGTCGACCACGGCCCGCTCGAGGGTGGCGCCGGCGGCGAGGGCCCGCTCGACGGCGCCGTCGGGGTCGTCGGTGACGAGGTAGGCCGAGGACCGCCCCGGCGCGGTGACCGGCGAGTCGGGGCGCGCGGTGCCGAGCATGATCCCGCCGCCGCCCTCCCAGACCCACTCCGCGTGCTCGACGACGCCCGGGTCCTCGGCGCTGCGGTAGGTCGCGTGCTCGCGGAAGCCGATCGCGGCCAGCCAGGTGGTCATCACGTCGGCGTCGCGGACGCTCATGCTCTGCCAGTGCTTGATGTCGGTGGTGTCCATGGCCTCACCCTGCCCCCGGCGCGGGCTCCCGGGCTTGGACGGATGGGAGCTCCCTGTGCCGCCACTGCGAGGGGCTGCACCCGGCGAGGACGACCCACTCGCGGGTCAGGTGGGACTGGTCGGCGTAGCCGCAGCGCGCGGCGGCGTCGGCCAGGGACGTCGCCGGGTCGCGGACCAGCGCGTGGCTGCGCTCGAAGCGCGCCAGCCGCCGGTACTCCTGCGGCGACACCCCGCACTCGGCGCGCACGAGGTCGCCCAGGTGCCGGCGGCTGTACCCGACCTCGTCGGCCACCTCCGCGACCCCCGCCCCCCGCGTGAGCCGCGCCAGGGCGCGGCCGACCTCCGCCCGCGGCGCGGCGGCGTCGTGCCTGGCCAGGGCCGCGGTGAGGGCCAAGGTGACGACGCCCGCCCAGTCGCGGGGCCCGGTCGCGGCCAGCTGCTCGGGGAGCCCGCGCAGCGCCGGGTCGACGTCGGCCACGTCGGCCAGCGCTCCGGCCAGCGCGCCGGCCGGCAGCCCGAACAGGGCCCGGGCACCGGCGACGGTGAGGTCGAGGTAGACCCCGCGCTGGCGCCGGCCGTGCCGGATCTCGGCCGGGCCCGGGTGCAGCCCGGCGACGTTCGCCCACGACGACACCCGGGCGCCCCCGGCCCAGCCGACGTCGAGCGGCTCGTCGACGGCCAGCACCAGCGTGAGGTGGGTCGACGGCATCCCGATGTGCACGCCGGGCTCGCCGCACACGTCGTACGGCACCAGGCCCGCGACGTACGGCGCCAACACCCCGGGGACGCTCACGACCCCGAACCTACGCGCTCCGGGGCGCCCGCGCCCGCTACAGCCGGACGCTGTCGAGCAGCGCGCCCAGCTCGTCGTTGGTGAGCTCGCGCAGCTCCCCCGACGGCAGGCCGCCGAGGCGGACCGGGCCGAGCTGGATCCGGCTGAGCTTCTTCACCGGGTGGCCGAGGTGGTCGAGCAGCCGGCGCACGATGCGGTTGCGGCCCTCGTGGATCACCAGCTCGACGATCGACTTGCCCTGTTGCGCGGCGACGATGCGCGCCTGGGTCGGCCGCACCGGCCCGTCGTCGAGCTCGACGCCGGCGAGCAGGGTCGCGACGGTCTCCTTGGTCACCCGGCCCTCGACCTCGGCGACGTAGGTCTTGTCGACCTCGTGGGAGGGGTGGGCCATCTTGTTCGCGAAGTCGCCGTCGTTGGTGAGCAGCAGCAGCCCGGAGGTGTCGGTGTCGAGCCGCCCCACGTGGAAGAGCCGCTCGGGCCGGTCGGCGACGACGTCGGCGATCGTGCGCCGGCCCTCGGGGTCCGACATCGTCGAGACCACGCCGCGCGGCTTGTTCAGCACGAGGTAGACGTGCTCGGAGACCGGCGGGAGCCGCAGGCCCGAGACCCGGATGACGGCGGTGCGCGGGTCGACCTTGGTGCCGAGCCGGGTGACGACCTCACCGTCGACCTCGACCTCGCCGTCGAGCATCAGCTCCTCGCACTTGCGGCGCGAGGCAACCCCCGACTGGGCCAGCAGCTTCTGCAGGCGGATCAGGCCGTCCTCGTCGGTCGCGACGTCTCTCATGCGGGTCCGTCCTGCTCGGGTGCTGCGTCGGTGGGCTCGTCGGTCGGTCCGGTCGCCGCGGCGGGCTGGGAGGGGGCGAGCATCTCGGCGAGCTCGTCGTCGAGGTCGTCCATGTCGGGCAGGTACGGCGCCAGCTCGGGGAGCTCGTCGATCGACTGCACGCCGATCCGCTCCAGGAAGTAGCTGCTCGTGCGGTAGAGCGTCGCACCGTGCTCGCCGTCGCGGCCGGCCTCCTCGACGAGCCCGCGCGAGAGCAGGGTGCGCATCACGCCGTCGACGTTCACGCCGCGGATCGCCGAGACCCGGGCGCGGGTCACCGGCTGCTTGTAGGCGACGACGGCGAGCGTCTCGAGCGCGGCCTGGGTGAGCCGGGCCTGCTGGCCCTCGAGCACGAAGCCCTCGACGACGGCGGCGTAGGCCTCGCGCGTGTAGTAGCGCCACCCGCCGGCGAGGTTGCGCAGCTCGAAGCCGCGGCCCTGCTCGTCGTACTCGGCGGCCAGCGCGGTGAGCGCGGCGGTGACCTCCTCACCGGGGTAGCCGACCGCGGTGGCCAGGGTCGTCTCGTCGAGCGGCTGGTCGGCCACCATCAGCACCGCCTCCAGCGCCGGGCGCAGCTCGGCCAGCGGCACGGCCAGCTGCTCGGACCCGGCGGGTTCGGCGGCGGGTTCGGCGGGCTCGGTCATCGGGTCTCCTCGGACGGCGCCGCCGGCAGCGGCGTCCCGTCGAACTCGTCGATCTCGGTCAGCAGCTCGTCAGCACCGGCGTCGTCGCCGTCCTCGTCGCCGGTCCAGCGCACGGTCAGCTCGCCGAGCGCGCGGACCTGCTCGAAGGCGACCGCGCCCTCGCGGAACAGCTCGAGCAGCGCCAGGAACCGGGCCACGGTGGTCAGGGTGTCGGGTGAGTCGCCGCAGAGGGCGCGGAACGTCATCGTGCCGCTGCGGCGCAGCCGGTCGAGCACCACGCCGGCCTGCTCGCGCACCGAGACGGTGGCGGCGTGGATGTGCTGGAGGCTGACCTCGGGAACCGCCCTCGGCTCCAGGGCCCGGGCGGCGAGGCCGGCGAACTGCTCCAACCCGATGCCGATCAGCACCTCCGGCAGCAGCCCCGCGAAGCGGTCCTCGAGCCCCACCGCGCGGGGGTGTCGGCGTCCCTCCCCCTCCAGGCGGGTGCCGAAGGTGGCGGCGACCAGCTTGAACGCCTTGTACTGCAGCAGCCGCGCGAAGAGCAGGTCGCGGGCCTCGAGCAGCGCGAGGTCCTCCTCGTCCTCGACGTCGCCCTGCGGCAGCAACCGGGCGGCCTTGAGGTCGAGCAGGGTCGCGGCCACGAGCAGGAAGGACGTCGTCTGCTCCAGGTCCCAGACGCTCCCGCCGGCCTTGACGTGGGCGATGAACTCGTCGGTGACCCGCGACAGCGCGACCTCGGTGATGTCGAGCTTGTGCTTGGAGATCAGGCTGAGCAGCAGGTCGAAGGGGCCCTCGAAGTTGTCGAGGTGCAGCGAGAAGGCGGGCGCGGACTCGAGCTCGGTCATGGCGCCGGCACCGACCCCGTCATGCGCGGGTCACTGCTGGCTCAGCCGCCGCACCAGCGCGCTGTCGTCGCCGCGCGCCTCGAGGTCCTCCAGCACCAGTGCCACCGCCTCGCGCACCAGGCGGCCGCGGTCGACGGCGAGTTCGTGGGCCCGGCGCAGCGTCAGCCGGGCGTTCTCGAGGTCGAGCAGCTCGTCGGCGGTGAGGTAGACGGTCACCTTCTCGTCGTGGCGCACCCGCCCGCTGGGCCGGCGCGGGGCGCCGGGCGCGACCGCGTCCGGGGCCGGGGCGGCGTCCGCCTCCGGGCGGGGCTGGGTGTCGGTCGGCCGGAACAGGTCGTCCGCGGCCGGCAGGCTCACGCGTCGTGCCACCGGGCGAGCACCTCCCGGGCCAGCTGTCGGTAGGACTCGGCCCCCGCCGAGCTCGAGGCGTAGGAGGTGATCGGCTCCCCGGCGACGGTGGCGTCGGAGAACTTCACGGTGCGGCGGATCACGGTGTGGAACACCGTGTCGCCCCAGGCCTGCACCAGGCGCTCCATCACCTCGCGGCTGTGGAGGGTGCGGCCGTCGAACATGGTGCCGAGGACGCCGTCGATCTCGAGGTCGGGGTTGAGCCGCTCGCGGACCTTGTCGATCGTGGTCTTGAGCAGCGCGACGCCGCGCAGGGCGAAGTACTCGCACTCGAGCGGGATCAGCACCCCCTGCGACGTGGTGAGCGCGTTGACGGTGAGCAGCCCGAGCGAGGGCTGGCAGTCGATGATGATGACGTCGTACTGCGACATGGCCGGGCGCAGCACCCGCTGCAGGGTCTGCTCGCGGCCGACCTCGTGCACCAGCTGCACCTCGGCGGCGGAGAGGTCGATGTTCGAGGGCAGCAGGTCCATGCCGGGCACGCCGGTGGGCACCACGACCTCGTCGAGGGTCACGTCGGACTGCATCAGCAGGTTGTAGATGGTCAGGTCCATCTCGTGCGGGTTGAGCCCCAGCCCGACCGACAGCGACCCCTGCGGGTCGAAGTCGACGAGCAGCACCTTGCGGCCGTACTCGGCCAGCGCCGCACCCAGGTTGATGGTCGTCGTGGTCTTGCCGACGCCGCCCTTCTGGTTGCACATCGACATCACCCGCGCCGGCCCGTGCGACGTGACCGGAGCGGGCTCCGGGAAGTCGCGGAGCGGGCGACCCGTCGGTCCGAGCCCGCTCCCGGGGGCGGCGGTGACGGGGTGCTCGAAGGGCAGGGACTCGGACACGGGCAGTCTCTCGGTCGTCGGACGGTCGGGTGGTGCTGTGCAGCCTACTTTTGTCGACACGGCGACGTCGGGGGGCGCGCGGCTCATCCTAGGACCGAACCCGGCGGCCGTCGCCGCAGGCACCCGGCCCGTCAGAGCCGGGTCATCGCCACCGTGGCCAGCACCAGCTCGCCGAGCTCGTCGGAGGCGTCGAGGTCGGCCACGGCGTCGATGACCCAGTCGTGGTGGCCCTCGGGATCCGCGATCGTCTGCCGCAGCCGCCACAGCCGCGCGGCGGGCAGGTCGGCCTCCTCGACGTCGTCGTCGACCTCGACGCCGGCCGGGACGCCGGTGGCCGGCTCGACCGCCAGCAGCTCCGGCGACCGGGCGTCCCCGTCGGTGCCGACGCGGTCGTGCTCGGCGTAGTACTCCTCGATGGCGGCGTCCCAGGCCGAGCGGGTCATCACGACCGCGCGCGGCGGGTCGAGCCGGTCGGCCGCGGCCCGCTCCAGGGCCATCAGTCCGTCCAGGTCGTCGCGGGCCACCAGGTCGACGCGGCGCCACATCGCGTTGCGCACCATCACCCGGAACGCCCGGTCCTGCCTCGACAGCGGTCTCGGGGACGACGGCGGCTCGTTCTCGGTGACCGCGCGGGCCGCGTGGTCGGGGTCGGTGAGCGCCTCCCACTCGTCGAGCAGCGAGGAGTCGGTCTGGCGGATGGTCTCGCCCAGCCACTCCAGGAGGTCCTCGAGGTCGGGGGTCCGGTGCTGCTCGGGCACGGTCTGGCGCAGCGCGCGGTAGGCGTCGGTGAGGTAGCGCAGCACCAGGCCCTCGGAGCGGGCCAGCTGGTAGCGCGAGACGAAGTCGGTGAACGACATGCCCTGCTCGAACATCTCGCGGACCACCGACTTGGGGTCGAGGGCGTCCTCGCGCAGCCACGGGTGCCGCTCGCGGTACATCTCGTAGGTCGCCCCCAGCAGCTCGGCCAGCGGCTGCGGCCAGGTGACCTGCTCCAGCAGGGTCATCCGCTCCTCGTACTCGAGGCCGTCGGCCTTCATCTCCATGATCGCCTCGCCGCGCGCGGCGTGCTGCTGGGCGAAGAGGATCTGGCGGGGCGCCTCGAGGGTGGCCTCGATGACCGAGACGATGTCGGCGGTGTAGTCGTCGGACTCGGGGTCGAGGACGTCGAGCGCGGCCAGCGCGAAGTGCGACAGCGGCTGGTTGAGCGCGAAGTCGTCGGGCACGTCGTCGGCCAGCACGTAGCGCCGGCCGAGGTCGTCGAGCCGGTCCAGCCGCACGACGGTGCCGGAGTGCACCAGGCTGCGACCCAGCCGCAGCGCCCGGCGCACCAGCCTCAGCTGGGAGCGGCGCGGCTCGTGGTTGTCGGTGAGCAGCCGGCGCAACACCGCCACGGCGTCCTCGTCGCGGGAGAGGACGTTGACGAGCATCGCGTTGTCGACCTTCATCCGCGACACCAGCTGCTCCGGCACGCCGGCGACCAGCTTGTCGAAGGTCTGCTCGGTCCAGACCACGGTGCCCTCGGGCGGCTTGCGCAGCTGGGCCTTGCTCTTGCGCCTGGCCTGCTTCTCCTCGCTCATCGCGGCGTTCCTGGCCTCGGCCTTGGCCTTGGCCCGCTCGTTCTCGATGGTGTGCTCGGGTGCCTGGACCACCACGTAGCCGGAGGTGTCGAAGCCGGCCCGGCCGGCCCGGCCGGCGATCTGGAGGAACTCGCGGGTGCGCAGCACACGCGAGCGGTTGCCGTCGTACTTGGCCAGCGCGGTGAACAGCACGGTGCGGATCGGCACGTTGATGCCGACGCCGAGGGTGTCGGTGCCGCAGATGACGGTGAGCGCGCCGGACTGCGCGAGCTGCTCGACCAGGCGCCGGTAGCGCGGCAGCATCCCCGCGTGGTGCACCCCGATGCCGCGCCGCAGCAGCTTGGAGAGGGTCTTGCCGAACCCGGCGCCGAACCGGAAGTCGGGCGGGATCTCGACGGCGTGCTCGGTGCCCTTCGGGAGCCACTTCGCGTTGAGCAACCCGGTGGCGTGCTCCACGGCGTCCTTCTGGGTGAAGTGGACGACGTACGCGGGCGCCTGGTGGGTCGAGACGATCTCCTCGAGCGTCTCGGCCAGCGGGGTCAGCGCCCAGGTGAAGGTCAGCGGGACCGGTCGCTCGGCCTCGTCGACCACGGCGGTCTCGCGGCCGTTGCGCCGGGTCAGGTCGGCGGCCAGCTCGCTGACGTCGCCGAGGGTCGCCGACATCAGGACGAACTGCGCCTGGGTCAGCTCCAGCAGCGGCACCTGCCACGCCCACCCGCGGTCGGGCTCGGCGTAGAAGTGGAACTCGTCCATCACCACGAGCCCGACGTCGGCCGTGGACCCCTCGCGCAGCGCGATGTTGGCCAGCACCTCGGCGGTGCAGCAGATGATCGGGGCGTCGGCGTTCACCGAGGCGTCGCCGGTGAGCATGCCGACCTGGTCGGCGCCGAAGACCTGGCACAGGTCGAAGAACTTCTCGCTCACCAGCGCCTTGATCGGCGCGGTGTAGAACGACACCCGGTCGGTGGCCAGCGCCGCCTTGTGGGCGCCGACCGCGACGAGCGACTTCCCGGACCCGGTCGGCGTCGCGAGGACGACGTTGTTGCCGGCCAGGATCTCCAGGACCGCCTCGTCCTGGTGCGGGTAGAGCTCGAGGCCGCGGCCCGCGGCGTAGGCGGTGATGTCGTCGTAGACGACCTCCCAGTCGTCCGCGTCGGCTGTCACGAGGTCAGTCTCGCACCCCGGTCAGCTCACGCCGGGCACGGCACAGGTGGCCTCGACGTAGTCCGAGACCGCCTCGGCCTGGTCCTGCTCCTCCTCGGAGAGGACGTCCTCGAGCGCGTCGAGCTCGGAGACGGTGGCGGTGTCGGGGAACACGTCCAGCGCCTTGACCATCGCCGCGACGCCGGC
It encodes the following:
- a CDS encoding Y-family DNA polymerase, with the protein product MRVMVLWCPDWSVVAGLAEAEQPERMPAAVLSGNVVEVCNGPARAEGVRRGQRRRDAQSRCPDLLLLHDNPDRDARAFEPVLATVEELRPGVAALRPGLLAVRAPGSWFGTEQNAAATVSQALVESAVWDVRIGIADDLFTAEQAARRAVVQGWEVVAPGGSAGFLRTLPVDVLEGDGPAGREAVSLLRRLGLPTLGDLAALPGDAVEHRLGRYGATVWRRARGEDPALFAARTPPAELDVEVVFEPPLDSVEAVAFSVRTTAERFVAQLAARQLVATGVRVEADADGATVSARTWLHPRYFGARDLVDRVHWQLQPAAGSALRSRKQSGSVRAPIERVRFVPETVEPAAAHGEALWGGSSDDLVERGVARVQGMVGFDAVRRPVLQGGRSPASRQATVPWGERAVDLRPVDRPWPGRVPGPPPVRVFTSPLLADVVDDVDRPVAVTERGAVTAEPRRFRVGGDRVRLPWQPVSAWAGPWPVDETWWAGGAGLRSRFQVVGADGRAWLMVCGADGWSVEAGYD
- the der gene encoding ribosome biogenesis GTPase Der; the encoded protein is MTTDNSGYETPEGFGDDDTPDGPIPVLAVVGRPNVGKSTLVNRIIGRREAVVEDVPGVTRDRVSYDAHWNGRAFTVVDTGGWDPDARGLAQRIAAQAEVAVTLADAVLFVVDATIGITDADAEVVKILRKSGKPVVLAANKVDDARAEAEAYALWNLGLGEPWPVSALHGRGSGDMLDAVLDALPEPPPDRDKEPGGPRRIAIVGKPNVGKSSLLNKLAGEERVVVDNVAGTTVDPVDELIELGGRTWRFIDTAGIRKRVKEASGHEYYASLRTTTAIDRAEVAVLVVDGGQTVSEQDLRIIQTIREAGRALVIAFNKWDLVDDERRYYLEREIERDLVQVQWAPRINLTARTGWHVDRLVPAIDRALEGWETRVSTGVLNGFLGRLVAEHPHPVRSGKQPKVMFGTQAGTAPPTFVLFTSGKLDASYERYIERRLREEFGFVGTPIVLTQRVREKRKR
- a CDS encoding lysophospholipid acyltransferase family protein; this translates as MSRHTDLPRTDGVRRPPRWLLRGARPVTRWLVEHRYDVHVHGAEHVPREGPVVLAANHIGIIDGPLLAILAPRPVHALTKVEMFRGPLGRFLASAGQIPLDRFHTDPGAVKSAVRVLRDGGVVGIFPEGTRGSGELELFHRGAAYLALTTGAPIVPVLWFGTREPGGSSSSLPPRRARIDVVFGTPHAVDAVLWPRTRDDVGETSRLLRSRMLADLAEAIRATGRSLPGPLPAGQHEPDPGGGVTEKSA
- the cmk gene encoding (d)CMP kinase; amino-acid sequence: MTGDPSTDVSTLATVVVAVDGTSGSGKSSTCRGVAGRLGLRYLDTGAMFRAVTWWMLQHGVDVHDPDAVAARAGEPVLASGTDPDGPTIAVDGVDVSAAIRTEEVTRAVSPVSTVPAVRARLLAQQREIIAPPGGPGGGIVVEGRDIGSTVWPEAEVKVYVTADPAARAARRALEEGGSDVAATEQVLRERDRIDSGRATAPLVQADGAVHVDTTPYTLDEVIDLLVDLVERTLAPTP
- the aroH gene encoding chorismate mutase — protein: MAVRAVRGATQLEVDERGQMLERVSEMVLDVMTSNGLGVDDFISVIFTATSDLRSEFPAYAARQLGFGDVPLICARELEIEGSMPRVVRMMAHVESDLPRAEITHCYLHGAAALRSDLTRVRSVPDEQQPST
- a CDS encoding VOC family protein is translated as MDTTDIKHWQSMSVRDADVMTTWLAAIGFREHATYRSAEDPGVVEHAEWVWEGGGGIMLGTARPDSPVTAPGRSSAYLVTDDPDGAVERALAAGATLERAVVDQDHGGRGGSVRDPEGNHWSFGSYQPG
- a CDS encoding helix-turn-helix domain-containing protein gives rise to the protein MSVPGVLAPYVAGLVPYDVCGEPGVHIGMPSTHLTLVLAVDEPLDVGWAGGARVSSWANVAGLHPGPAEIRHGRRQRGVYLDLTVAGARALFGLPAGALAGALADVADVDPALRGLPEQLAATGPRDWAGVVTLALTAALARHDAAAPRAEVGRALARLTRGAGVAEVADEVGYSRRHLGDLVRAECGVSPQEYRRLARFERSHALVRDPATSLADAAARCGYADQSHLTREWVVLAGCSPSQWRHRELPSVQAREPAPGAG